A genomic window from Cricetulus griseus strain 17A/GY chromosome 4, alternate assembly CriGri-PICRH-1.0, whole genome shotgun sequence includes:
- the LOC100751637 gene encoding olfactory receptor 183, with protein MEQENETLWTEFVLTGLTCQPQWKIPLFLVFSVIYLMTIMGNLGLITLIWNDPRLHIPMYLFLGNLAFVDTWLSSTVTPKMLINLLDKGKVISVSECMVQFFSFAISVTAECFLLAAMAYDRYAAICNPLLYPVIMNNRLCIRLLTLSFLGGFLHAVIHESFLFRLTFCNSNIIYHFYCDVIPMLKISCTDPSLNYLIIFIFSGSIQVFSIMTILISYTFVLFTILKKKSDQGVRKAFSTCGAHLLSVSLYYGPLLFMYVHPASSEVDDQDMILSLFYTVIIPVLNPIIYSLRNKQVKDSLKKMLKMTA; from the coding sequence ATGGAACAGGAGAATGAAACATTATGGACAGAGTTTGTTCTCACAGGTCTCACATGCCAACCACAGTGGAAAATTCCTCTGTTCCTAGTGTTCTCGGTAATATACCTCATGACTATTATGGGGAATCTTGGTCTAATCACTCTTATCTGGAATGACCCCCGACTTCACATCCCCATGTACTTATTTCTTGGTAACTTAGCTTTTGTGGATACTTGGTTATCATCCACAGTGACACCAAAGATGCTAATCAATCTTTTGGACAAGGGCAAGGTGATTTCTGTCTCTGAATGCATGGTacagtttttttcctttgcaatcaGTGTGACTGCAGAATGTTTTCTCTTGGCAGCAATGGCTTATGATCGCTATGCAGCTATATGCAATCCTTTGCTTTACCCAGTAATTATGAACAATAGACTATGCATTCGCCTATTGACTTTGTCATTTTTAGGTGGCTTTCTTCATGCTGTAATTCATGAAAGCTTTTTATTTAGATTAACTTTCTGCAATTCCAACATAATATATCACTTTTACTGTGATGTTATACCAATGTTGAAAATTTCCTGTACTGATCCTTCTTTGAATTATctgataattttcattttctctggttCAATACAAGTGTTTAGCATTATGACTATTCTTATCTCTTACACTTTTGTTctctttacaattttaaaaaagaagtctgaCCAGGGTGTAAGAAAAGCCTTCTCCACTTGTGGAGCCCACCTCTTATCTGTGTCTTTGTACTATGGGCCTCTTCTCTTCATGTATGTGCACCCGGCATCTTCAGAAGTAGATGATCAAGACATGATCCTTTCTCTGTTTTACACAGTTATAATCCCTGTATTAAATCCAATTATCTACAGCCTCAGAAATAAGCAAGTCAaagattctttgaaaaaaatgctgaaaatgACAGCTTAG